Sequence from the Bremerella volcania genome:
ACGCTGTGATCGATGAACTCGCGCTGCTGGTAGGTCGTTTCGATCTGCACGTCGTCCGGCATCGCCAGTTTCAAGTCGGCGATCGCCGCGTTGATTTGCTCGGTGATCAATCGCGTGTCGACGTTGGGCTGTTTCTGGATGGTCAGTACCACGGCCTCGCGACCGTTGACGCTGGAGTCGCCCCGTTTGATTTGCGCCCCTTCTTTGATTTCGGCCACGTGCCGCATCAGCACCGGGCGATGGCGATCGGTGGTGAGGGGAACGTCCTTGATGTCATCGATCGTCTTCAATAGACCCAGCCCGCGTACGAGGAACTCTTGCGAGCTTTGATCGATGTATCCGCCGGTGACGTTCAAGTTGCTTTCGCTGAGGGCCTTTTCGATGTCGGCCAACTGCAGGTCGTACTGGTGCATCTTGTGCAGGTCGACCAGTACCTGGTACTGCTTTCGTCCGCCCCCCATGGTGATCACCTGCGCCACGCCGGGAATGGTGAGCAGCCGCTGACGCACGGTCCAGTCGGCCATGGTGCGGATTTCCAGCGGTGAGGTCTCGCCGTCGTCGCTCCACATGCCGACGATCATGATCTGCCCCAGCAGCGACGACATGGGGGCCATCTGCACGTCGGTTTCCGGCGGTAGATTATCTTGCTCGAGCGCCAGGCGTTCCTGCACGATTTGGCGAGCCGTGTAGATATCGGTTCCCCAGTCGAACTCGACGTAGATCACCGAGAATCCGATGTCGGATGAACTGCGCACCGCCTGCACGCCGGAGGCACCAATCAGGCTGCGTTCCAGCACGTAGGTGATTCGCTGTTCGACTTCTTCCGGCGACAGCCCATGCGATTCGGCAATGACCACCACGCGCGGCCGGGTCAGGTTCGGCAGCACGTCGATGGGCAGTTTCACCGTGATAACGCTCCCCACGACCATGACGGCCAACGCCGCCATGACGACAACCAGCCGATTGCGGAGGGCGAACAGAATGATGTTGTTCAACATGATTTCGCTCCTCGGCTATTAGTGGTTATGTCCGTGGTGATCGCTTCCGCCGCCAGAGCCGGCCTTGGAAAGCATTTCCAAGTACAACTGATAGGCATGGGTCACGACGATCGTGTCTCCCAGGCGAATGTCTCCATCGCGGCGGATCACGGCGGTGTTCGTGTCGCGGTGGATCACCTCGACCGGAACCTTTTGAAACTCCTTCATGGCGGGTTCGACATGGCCGAAGACTTGTTGAAAGACGAACGTTTCGATTCCTTCCTCCACCAACGCTTCGCGCGGCAGGACGAACTGGTCTTCGTACTTATCCATGGGCAATTGCAGGTGGACCCTCTGCCCCGGTTTGAATCGCCACTGACGCGTAACCGACTGATCCAAGAGCAACGAGTCGGCAGCGACTTCGTTCTTGATCCGCAAGTAGAAGAAGAACGTTCCCGTTGTTTCATCCGCATGGTTGTCGATGTAGGCGATCTCGGCGGTACGCGTCGCGTAGTTGCGATGAGCCGCGTCCTGGTGCGAGTGGCCGAACTGAACTTCGATCGGCAGGTGATTCGCTTCCAGTTCGTACAGCCGCGGAACGTCCTGCTCGAATGCTTCGCCGCGAATGTACAGGTAGCGATGGTCGGCCAACCGGGCCAGCGACGTGCCGCGCTCGACGGTCATGCCGGGATGAATTTCAAGCGATTCCACGACGAACGAGACAGGATCTTGTTCTGAGGAGTCATCCACTCGCGGAACTTCGCTCAGCAGTACGTCGATCTGTTTGATCAGTTTGCGCTGCTCGATCACGTGGGATACCTGGTTTGCCGTCAGCCCCCGGGCAATCAATTCCTGAATGCGGGCATCCTTGCGGTTTTGCAGCTTCTGCTCTTGGTACTGAAATTCGAGTTGGGTTTTGCCCGCGATCGCTCCAGATTGAGCCAACGGAGAGAGCCGGTTGATCTCGGCCTTCGTAACGTCGATCTGACCCAAGACGTCCAGTAGGTCAACCTGAGCCGACAGGACCGGCTCGTCGACGATGTCGAGCGTAAAGAGAGCATCGGACAGATGTACCAGTTGCCCGGCATCAACGTTCACGCTGCGAATGTTCCCTCCGACCGGCGCCGCCACCGTAAAGCTGCTGCGTCCGGGGATCTCGACCACTTCGCCGGGAATGGTTAGCGGTGCGACATACGTTTCGCCGCGCATGGTCTTTACCGCGATCTTCAAGTTGTTGAATGCCGCGTCGGTCAGTTCGACGACTTCGCCGGAACCATGGTCGTGCCCATGTTCGTCCTCGTGATCATCCTGAGCCGCTTCGGTCGGCGGTGCAGGGGCGGGAGCGAATTGCATTCCGGTGTAATATCCGATCAAGCCGATCGCGATCGCGAGGCTCAAAAAGAGCGCGATCCGAAGCAAAATCGTGCGAGGCATGATAAGCCTTTCTTGCTAGTTGTGGGTAATATCCGGCAGCGTGACGGGGTACCACTGGCCATGCCAGGGATACGTGGTGCACCCGAGGCGATGCAATGCCTGGGGGAAGTGCCCGCAGAAGGGGCACACTGGCTGCCGGAAGCTAGCAGCGAAAGAGTTGAGACTGAGCGCGCAGCGTGGTCGTAGGAGGCCCTGCGCCATGCTCGACTTGGAAGATGTTGCCAGAGACGACGATGGTGAACGTGCTAGTGGGAAGGTCGAGGATCGGCAGCCAGGCGATGAACGGGGCGCCATCGTCATCGACCGTTCGCGAAGAAACCAACAGCGGCGTGTCGGCACTCAGGTCGCAGTTGCAGTGCTCGGTCGGATCATGTTCGTGGGCACAACTGGGCATCTCGTGGTCGTGCTCGACCAGATGATGCAGCGCGGCGTACCACTGATTTTCCTCCAGGCATCCCCCCGGGCAAACGCCGTAGGAATACACCATGCTGAGGATGGCCAGGGCCACCGTCCCAGTGCGAAATCGAATTGAAGCTGGGCTAAACATACGTCCAAATGATAGTCCGAGTGGTATCGGTCGACAATTGCAATTAACGGCCGACCGGACCACGCGTTGCCACTATTTTGCGGGTGCCGGTGCAGGAATCTTCAATTTTGCGGGATCGACGACTACGTGTTTGATCGTTTCCCGGCGGTACGTATAGACAATATGCACTTTTCCGTCGGAAGTCTGAATGACGGCCGGGTACGAGTATTCGCCTGGTTGCCGCTCGAGGGTCAACACCGGATGCCAGGCATTGCCATCCTTCGAGATCGCCACGTTCAGCATGTTACGGCCCGCCGGAAAGTCGGACTCGCGAATGGTGTGGTTATAGACCAATAGCTGCGTGCCATCGGCAAGGCTCACCGCGTCGGTCCCGGAATTGGGGTTGGGGAGTTCGGTCCCGCTCAAGGCGCTCCAGGTCTTGCCACCATCTTCCGACCAGGCCGAAGCAACCTGGTTCTCACGCGTGCGGCAGAGGATCTGCATCTTGCCGTCGCCGTACGAAAGAATGCTGGGCTGGATGGCATTGAACAGCTTGGCATCATTGATCGGACCGATCACTTCCCAAGTCTTGCCCAGGTCTTTGGTGACCTCGAAGTGAACCCGCCATCCTTTGTGTTCGGTGCTGGAGGGACAAACAATGGTTCCATCCTCTCGTTGAATTGGCTTGTTCTTCACGGGGCCCAGGAGGTTGCCGATGGCTTCGTTCTCGCCCAAGCGAGTGGGCTCGGTCCAGGTGATGCCGTTGTCGGTTGATGTGGTCAGCATGCCCCACCAGCTACTTGGGCTGGGGCCAACCTTGTAGAAGAGCATTAGCGGCCCTTCTTTCGGTTGAAACAGCACTGGGTTCCAGGTTGGGTGGCGGAGTTCTTCGTCCTGGACGCCGTTGGCGACTTCGATGGGAGTGGACCAGCCGTTGCCGGTGTTGCGTGAAAGCCAGATGCCCACGTCCGGGTTCTTTTCATGCGTTCCGCCAAACCAGGCAGCGACCAGCCCCTCGGAGGTTTCGACGATGGTCGACGCGTGGGAGTTCTTGGTCGGCCGATCTTCAGTCGGGAAGATGAACTCGGAAGTCACGAACGCGGGCGTGTCCTGTCCGGCGACTTTAGGAAGCTTCGGGGCCTGGGCATCGGCAGCTTGGCCGCGGGCAGGACATACAAGGAGCCCGACCAACAGGCCAAACAAGCCACCATAGGTAACGATTGATTTCATGGCAGTGTTAAGCAGTAGTCGTTTAGGGGAATGCTTTGCAAGCGACTGGGGAGGGCGTTGCGTCGATAGATGCTTTCCCCAATGTTCCGACATTCGGCCATCTGTGTCAAAGCGAATCGAGCGGGCAATTTTTGCCCTCATTCCGGCCTATTGAACTCTACTCCATAAACAAACGCGCATGAAAAAACCCTCGGATGCGTTCACATCCGAGGGTTTTGATGGTTTTGACGCCAGAAGGAGGCGAATTACATGGTGCCCAGCTTCTTGACCAGGTCGGCGGCACGAGCCGAGTAACCGGCTTCGTTGTCGTACCACGAAACGACCTTGACCAGCTTGTCGGCGATCACGGCGGTGAACGGAGCCGCGAAGATCGAGCTGTGTGGATCGCCGATGATGTCGGACGAAACGATCGGATCTTCGGTGTAAGCCAGGATACCCTTCATCGGGCCTTCGGCGGCAGCCTTCATGGCGGCGTTGATTTCTTCGACGCTGGCCGACTTGCTCAGGTTGGCGGTCAGGTCGACGACGCTACCGGTGGGAACCGGAACACGCATGGCGATACCAGTCAGCTTGCCCTTGAGTTCTGGAATGGCCAGAGCAACGGCTTTGGCAGCACCGGTCGAGGTTGGGATGATGTTCTGGGCAGCGGCACGAGCACGGTAAGGATCTTTGTGCGGCAGGTCCAGCACGTTCTGATCGTTCGTGTACGCGTGGATCGTGGTCATCAAACCACTTTCGATACCAAACGAATCGTTCAAGACCTTGGCAACCGGAGCCAGGCAGTTGGTCGTGCAGCTGGCGTTGGAAACGGTGGTCATGTCGGCGGTCAGCTTGTCGTCGTTCACGCCGAGAACGCACGTCAGATCGGGTTCGTCCTTGGCTGGGGCAGAGAGGACGACCTTACGGGCGCCAGCGTCCAGGTGCGAGTCGTAACCGGGCTTTTCGCCGTTCTTCTTGCCGGTGAAAACGCCGGTCGATTCGATGACGACGTCGACGCCCAGATCGCCCCAAGGGAGATTGGCTGGGTTACGTTCTTCGAGAACCTTGATCTTCTTGCCGTTGACCGTCAGGCCTTCGTTGTCGAACTCGACGGTGCCAGGGAAGCGACGGTGCGTGCTGTCATACTTCAGCAGCGTCGCGAGCATTTCGTTGTCGGTCAGGTCGTTAATCGCCACAACCTCGAACTCCTCAGGACGAGCGATCATGTTGCGGAAGGTAAGTCGACCGATACGTCCAAAACCGTTAATTGCAACCTTTACTGCCACGGTACGTAATCTCCTGAGGGGGTAAATCGTTGGGCGGCGAGCGGTTCGCCGTCGTGTGTATTGGTATCTCTGGTCCCTGACAGGGACGATGCCGATCGGGGTGTGTTCTCGGCGTTATAGCACGCATCCTGAGCGTGCCCAAGCGGGCCAGACGTCCGTGCCCAGATGTTTTCCTGAGAGGCGCCAAATAAAATTCACGGAAATCGTGAAGGCTTCCCAGGTGAAGGCGATTATACGGCCCCTTAATTCGATGCACAAGCGGCATAAGGGGTTACCAGCGTGGATGAAATGGGGTGCGATCTAAGGGGAGGAATGACCCGGTAAAGCTGCCTTTATGGGCACGAAGATGCCTCAGGCGTAGGCAATCGCGTGATTGTTATCGCAAGAAGATTACAAGAAGAATGCTCGGCATCGCAGGTCTAGCCCGATTGCGAGACCTGCGTGACTGGCCGTGCGATTATCGGATCAATGCCGCATTTTGATCGCGGGAAAGATCTGCGTGCGAGAGATCGCCGGACGATTGGGCGGACTTTCTGAGCGCTGATTGAGCCTTGTTTTGCCGGGGTTCTGCGATTTTGTGGACTCCGTACAAGACGGCAAAGACGGCAACCCAGGCCACGGGATAGAGCAGCACGCCTGGTCCGAGGACAATAGCCCCGAGAACGCACCAGAGGCCTATGACGGATACTAAAAGAGTTCCTAATTTCATCGCACTTCATCTCCCTGGCCAAAATGTGACCATCCCACTCCTCGGAATGCCTGCCTGATTGGTCTGCGTGAAATACTGCATCGTTATCAGGCGTCTATGGTAAGTATACTCACAAAAGCCAATTAGTGGCTATAGAAATATTCTCTGCAAATCGAGGTCCAAACTTGGGCTTCGTCAGTAGAAATAGACATCTTGCCGGAAATTGTTGGAGAAGCGGCTGGGTTTTCCTGCCTGAGGTCGGTTATCTTAGGCGGACACTTAGTACCACCAGCGAGGAACCCCGATGACCGACACCGCAGACGCATCGAAGCCAGACAACAGCATGCGTGGCCTGATACTCATTCTGTTGGGTATCGTTTTGGGCGTTTTGTTGGGTCTTTTCTACGGCTATTCGATGTGGTTGGCCTCAGAAGGGGCGGAGAAGGAACTGGCCCGGCTTGAGAAGACGATCGAGCAAAAGCAGTCCGATGCCGCCAAATACCGCCAGCAGGCCCAAGAGACGAACGATGCCCAGGTAGCTCAGCGGCTGAACAAGGAAGCCGATCGCCTGGAAGGCCAACTGCCCAAGATTCAGGGCCGCATCGACAAAACAAAGAAGACCGTCGAACAAGTCGAGGCCGATAAGAAGGCCGGCAAATTGGGTGTCGCCCAGTCGGTTTACATCTTCTGCGAGTTCTGCGGCGACCTGTTTCTGCAGGTACTGAAGCTGCTGGTCATTCCGCTGGTGATCACCAGCATGATCAGCGGGATCACGTCGCTAGGTGATATTCGGAAGATGGGACGCGTTGGTCTCTCGACGATCGTCTACTACTTCAGCACCGGGGCGATCGCCGTCTTCATCGGGATCGTGCTGGTCATCATCATTCAGCCAGGGATGTCGGCCGACGACACGTTTGCCTACCGCACCGAGAGTGTCGAGGCGAAAGAAGGTCAGACCACGATGGAGGTCTTCCTCGACGTCTTTCGCGGCCGCGAAGGGGACCCTGGCAGCGGGATGTTCCCCTCGAACTTGTTCCTGGCCGCGACCAATACCAACGTGCTGGCGCTGATCGTCTTTGCCATTGTGTTTGGCGGCGCGCTGACCACCCTGGGCGAGGAAGGGGCCCTGGTCATCCGCTTCTTCAACGTCTGCAACGAAGCGGTGATGAAGATGGTGCACCTGGTGATGCTCTTTGCGCCGATCGGTATCTTCGGGCTCGTCAGTTCGAACATCGCCAAGAACGGCGGTGCCGCCGGCTTTCTGGAACAGCTTCAGGCGATTGGCTGGTACGTGGCAACGGTGGTCATTGGGCTGCTGATCCATTCCGCTATTCTGGCCACGCTGCTCGGCGTGCTCGGCAAGCGAAATCCGATGACTTACACATTCAACCTCTTGCGGGCTTTGCTCACGTCGGTCAGCACGGCCAGTAGTGCCGCCACGCTGCCGGTGACGATGGAGTGCGTCGAAGAAAATAACGGCGTCTCGAATCGCGCCGCGTCGTTCGTCTTGCCCCTGGGTGCCACCATCAACATGGACGGTACGGCGCTATATGAGGCGGTGGCGGTGATCTTCATTGCGCAGACGCTGGGGATCGATCTCTCGACGGCAGACCTGGTGATTGTGTTTCTGACGGCATCCCTGGCCGCGGTGGGTGCCGCCGGCATCCCGGAAGCAGGCCTGGTGACGATGGTGATCGTACTGCAGGCGGTGGGACTGCCGATGACGGGCATCGGCACGATCCTGGCGATCGACTGGTTCCTTGATCGTTTGCGAACGACGGTCAACGTCTACGGCGACGCGTGCGGGGCCGGCATCATCGATACGATGGTCGTGCAAAAGCAGGCGCCAGCGGAACCGGCGCCAGAAGCTGGCTAAACAAAAGGATGCAACCGGCAGAGCGGAACTTTGCCTGCCGCTTCTGCCTGGTTTAATCATCGTCGAGCTGCATTTCGTAGTCGTCCCGCAGCTGATCCATGGCTTTCTGATTGGGGACTCGTTCGGTGGTGACCCCGCCGATGTTGATTTTCAAGCTGCCTGACTTCGATGTTCGGTCTTCCCGTGCGACGGTGAGGAATTCGCCTCCGTATTGATTGATTTGCTCTGCGTGTTCTCGACACAACCGCGTGCCGGGGACCGCTTCGAGCCGTTCGGCATCGATCCACTCTCGACAGATCTCGCATTTGGCCACTGTTCTTGCCATGGGCAATTCCTCGCATGGAAAGGGAAAACAGAACCGGGACGTGCGTCCCACAATGGGGTATCGGTCGCAACTTGTCCGCTGACGTGCGCAGCGGCAGTTGGGGTTTGCTCTATCTTGAAAAGCGTCGGCCCACGGAAAATGGGGCCACATTCTGCCACAGATCGGCAAAAAAGAAAGTGATTTCTGGCGCAGAGTCCACTGGCTGGAAAAAAGCGAGTGGGAGGTATGGCGGAAGCCAATTTTCGCCAACGATCATCCATTGCCCGCAGGATAATCGACGTCAGCCGTTTAGGGAAGTGCGAATCGGGTGCGCGTTCCGCTAACGAGACGTAAGCGACTTGGTGAAAGGATCATCGCGAAAACCAAGCACACGGCGGATCTCAGCGGGGCTGGTCGTGCCGCTGGATAGCATCGCTTCGGCCTGGACCCACCGCGTAGGCATGCCGGCTTCGACCGCCCAGGCCTCGATCGCGGCGCTGGTGGCCGTCTCGAGCGACAGCTTCGACAACCGGTGTTGGTGAGGTACGAGCCATTCGGCCAGGAGCGTTCGCCCGAGATAGCCGATGCCGCGGCACTTCTCGCACCCTTGGGGCTGTTTCATCCCTTCGATTGCAAAGCCCAGCCGCTGTTCCTCTTCGCACGCGACTGCGCAAGCGCACAGCGTTCGCACCAGCCGCTGATGCAGCACGCCCAGCAGTCCGCTTTGAATCATGTAGGTGGGAATCCCCATGTCGATCAGTCGCCGGATCGCTTCCGCCGCACTGCCACTATGGAACGTGCTGACGACCAGTTGCCCGGTGAGACTGGCCTGCATGGCCGTTTCGACCGTCACAGGGTCGCGGATTTCGCCTACGAGGATCACTTCGGGATCTTGCCGCATCAAGCTCCGCAGCCCCGTAGCGAAGTCGAAGCCGGCGCTGGGGCGAATGTGGCTCTGCGAGATGCCGGGGATTTCGGACTCGATCGGATCTTCCAGCGTGACGATGCTGCGTCCGCCATGCTGCTCGGCCGCGATATGCCGCAGGCAGGCATAGGCGGTGGTCGACTTCCCACTACCAGCCGGCCCGGCGATAAGGATCATGCCGGACGACTCTTCGAGCAGCGCCGCAAGATCATCGGCAATGCGTTTGGGCAAACCGAGATCGCTCAGCTGATGCAGTTCGTCTTGCTGCCACAGAATCCGAATCACGACCCGTTCGCCATGCAGTGCCGGAAAGGTGCTGACCCGGACTTCCTGTCCGAACGTCAGATCGCTGACGCGTCCCTCTTGAGGAATATCGGTTCGGTACGTCAACAGGCCGGCAAGAATTTTCAGCCGTGCGCCGGTGTCGGTCTTCTCTCCGCGGGGGATTTCTCCCAGGGTTTGCAGGACGCCGTCGATGCGAATCTTGAGCTGGTGCCCGGTGGGGGTCGGTTGAATGTGGACGTCACTGGCTCGCAGGGCCAACGCTCCCTTTAGCAGCGCGCTCACGATCCCTTCGGCATAGGCGTCGGCCTTGGCGTCTTGGCTGAGTAGCTGCTGGTGAAGTTCGGTCAGTTGCATCGGCTTATCTGCGCGGAGGAACGAGAAGCTCTATCCTATCGTCGTCTGCCAGACGATGACAAACAACCCGACCGCGAAGCACCACCACGCAAACCAGTGCAGCCGCCCCCGTTGAACCATCCGCAGCAAGAGGACCAGCGACGCCCAGCCCACCGCGAAGGAAACCAGCGCTCCCAATAGTAGCAACCAGGCCGGTAGGCCGTTTTCCGTTTCGGACGAATGCGAGAGGGACTTGGCCAGTTCCAACACGATCGCACCCAGGATCGCCGGTACCGCCATCAGGAAAGAGAACGTCGCGGCGCCTTCGCGCGAGAGGCCCAGGGCCTGGCCGCTGCAGATGGTCGAACCACTGCGGGAAATGCCAGGCAAAATGGCCAGGGCCTGGGCACAGCCGATCCACCATGCCTGCCACCACGAGGTCGCTTCGTACGTTTGCTCGCTCTGGGCCAGTCGCTGCGAAAGCAGCAGGATCGCCCCGGTCACTAGCAGGCAAACGCCGGCCACCAAAGGGGATTCGAGCAGAGCATCTCCATCGGTCAGCTTCAAAACCACCGCGGCGATTACCGCCGGCATGGTCGCGACGGCCAGTAGAAACAAGATCCGCCAGTCCTTGGTGAGGGCCTCGAAGAGTTGTTTTCGATAGACCACCAGGATCGAGCCAAGCGTTCCGGCGTGCAGCACGATGTTGAGTTCGACCAGGTCGAACTTTTCGGCATCGGCACCCAGCAGCGTCGCCAGAACCACGAGGTGGCCCGACGAACTGATCGGCAGGAACTCGGCAATGCCCTGCACGATGGCCAGCAATAGGATTTGCCAAACAGGTAGATCCACGGATACACAACCCTGACGCAGCGGAAGAAAGTTTCTCTATTCTCCGGCGCGAGGAGGGTACGAGCGAACAAGCCCCCAGGAAATGTGACTTCCGGGCCCGCGGCCAGGCGGTAAGATCCGCAGAATCGTTACAGCCAGCGAGTGGCTAGTTCACCGCCTTCTTCAGAGGCGAGGGGGTTGGGGATGCGAGGTTCGGCGGAAGGACTTCGACGTACCGAACCACCGTACCCAAGCGTCCCGAGCCGTGGGCATCGATCAGCAGACGATAGCGGCCAGGCTGCTGGGGCAACTGCACGGGAATATTGATCTGGCCGTCCGGATTGGTCGTCAGGCGAGGCTTCCACAAGATGGGTTCCGGCAGAAGCTTCTCGGCTTCCGCCGAAAGAGCCATCATGCTTTCGGCCGGCTTGATGTTCGCCACATCGGATTGAGGTTCGTTCATGCCTGAGTCGAAAGGGGCTTCCGGTTGAGGCGGAGTATTCGGCTCCGTTCGCATCCTGCGAGATTCCGCGCCGAAACGACTCATCCCGGAGCCGCCTGCCGGGGTCGACATGGGGGCCAGGCCTGGGGCGTCGCCGCTACCGCCCATGCCGGCGGCACTGGGGTCTGGCTGGTCGGCGAATCGAGCCGGGCCGGTTCGCAGTTCGACCTGAGCTTTCTGCCCCGACTGCTGCCCATTGCGTTGCAATTCGACGGCCGGCCGAAGTTGGGGCATCTCGTCGGTCATGCCTCCACCGAACGACCAATTGCCCGAGTTATCGTCGACCTCGGTGGCAGCCGCGCCGTCGGCCAGGCGGTTCTTCGCCAGCTCTTGAGCACCTTCTTTCTTTTCACGCTGACTTTCGGTTGAAATGTTGTCGCTGACTTCATTCAAGGCGACCATTTCAGGCCCGCTTGCCGACGGAGGGCTGATCTCAGGGAGCGACAGATTGAGGGAGATGATGCCCCATAGCACCGCGCCCATAGCGACCAATAAGCCTGGTCCCCAGACGCCGATCTTGGGCAGCCCTTGCACGACGGCTAAGCCAATCAAGCAGACCACCAGAATCGCGCCGGCGGCGGTTAGCATCCAGCTGGACGTCTGGCGAATGCCTTCGAGCTGTGACTCCCACTCGGCATGGATCATGGCGAGTGCTTGTTGATACTGCGATTGAATGGCCTTCTTATTCGATCGTCGCATGACCGGCAGCTTGGCCTGCGGTGAGGATGCTTCCCGCTGGGCGTCTTTCGAAGCGACTGCGATCATGTCCGCGTCATCGGAAGTGGATGCGGCTGGCTCTTCCTTCCAGGTGGAAAGGGCCAGGACCTGGTCGAACCAGACGCTGTCTTTCTCCAGGTCACGGATGTTTTCCGGCAGACCTGCAGCGGTAGCTGGAATTTGCACGCGGCGATTGAAGAGCCATTCTCCCTCGAGGCCGAGCGGTTGCTGCGATTGGGGGAGCACGTCGGACATGCGTTCCATTTGCACGCCGAGGGTAGCCTGAGCGGGGCTGTTGTATTCGTCGGTCACGGTGACCAGCAAGTCCAGGCTTTGCCCCGGATCGGCTTGGGCCGGCAGACCATCGACATCGATGTCATACCGCTGCACGGGAATGCGGTAGATGATGCGCTCGGCGATCAATTGCGGCTCGGCAGCGGAATCTTCTTCCTCTTGCGAGGGCATGCTGAAGAGCTGTACCCGCTGGGCACCACTGGCTTCCACTGGCAGATCGAGTTGTACCGGCTGGGTGATCGGCGCGTTGACGCCGACGTCCCACAAGTTGTGCCCGATCGTGTTGTAGCCGTCCGTTGCGACCAGCGCGAGTGTGTTGTTCGGCTGAGCCACGCGGACTTCGACGTCCAGCGGTTGGTCGGCCGGGGCGACGCCGTTGTTAATCTGTAATGCCGCCGGCAAGGCTTGGGCCTGGGCGATTTGTTCTTCGAGCGGTTGTTGGTTTTCCTCGACTACTTCAACAGTGTAGTCCTGCATGGGCTGCGGGACGAACTCGAAATAACCGTAGTCTTGATTCAGTTTGTCGTTCCCGGCGACCTGCTTGGCATCCGCACCGCGAACCTGCATCTGGGCACGCGTGGTTTGGGCTTGATCCCGCGTCGCCATGTAGCGCACACGGTTCGACACGCCAGCGACCAGGTTGCCTCCTTCCGGCTTGGCGGCAATCTGCGACGGGGCCCCGCCGGCATAGGCATCGGTAGCGTTGTTTGCATACGCGCCGCCATAAGAACGTTCGCCGAGTCGGGCGAGTTCTTCGGTCGCTTTTGCCCGGGATTCGACTACCGGCAGCGCCCGCTGCTGAAAGTTGTTTTGCAGCTCGGGGCTTTGCACGACAAGATCGACATTGTCAAAGTCATTCGACTGGGGAACTTGTAGTTGTCCTTGAGCGACCCCCTTGAGCGTCGAGCGTTCGGCATTGACAATCCGGTTGAGTCCACGCTGGTTGGGAACGCGGTAAAAGAAAGCGACGTTCGCGGATTGATCACGGTTAGTTTGCGGATCGAGAACCACCGCGCGGATGTTGACGGTCTCGCCTGGCTCGGCGACTGGGCGGTCGGTTTGCAGAACGGCGATGGGCTTGGGGGGAGCGGCCTTCACGTCGACGTCAAGTTTGCTCTTGGCCTGTTCATACCGAGCAACGACTTCCAGCTTCGTGGCGTACGAGACTTCGTCGGCCGGAATTTGACAAGTGACCTGTCCGTTGGTGGCCTTGGTCAGGCCGTAGTAAACCGTCGCCCCCTCGGGGTTCTTGAAGGTGTATTCAACTTCGGCGTCGACCGGTTGCGC
This genomic interval carries:
- a CDS encoding undecaprenyl-diphosphate phosphatase, which encodes MDLPVWQILLLAIVQGIAEFLPISSSGHLVVLATLLGADAEKFDLVELNIVLHAGTLGSILVVYRKQLFEALTKDWRILFLLAVATMPAVIAAVVLKLTDGDALLESPLVAGVCLLVTGAILLLSQRLAQSEQTYEATSWWQAWWIGCAQALAILPGISRSGSTICSGQALGLSREGAATFSFLMAVPAILGAIVLELAKSLSHSSETENGLPAWLLLLGALVSFAVGWASLVLLLRMVQRGRLHWFAWWCFAVGLFVIVWQTTIG